TGGGCTTGATGATGGCTCAGCAAGGCACCACTATGCCTGCCAAGTACGATGTTCCAGCGGAGGAGTATGGAGCATTTGGAGGTGGCTTCCCTATTAAACTTACTAGTGGTATTCAAATCGGTGTCTTCTGCATTTCGGTaagatttttaataacacACCTTActatattaattttctcttACTGACTTTCTAGGGTTTACGCCAAATTCAAGATCACTGTTTAATTGCACGCAGCATTGCAGAATTTTTAACCACTAAGCAATAGTTGAATAGTATATGAGTtatgttttcatttatatCTACACCTCTGAAACCTTTACTTGCAATTTTAAGACATCTTTACCTTTAAAGGTTCGATTAATCAGTAAATcacaaagaaattttcaaaagaaaaaaaattgcacaAATTCTTcgtttgaaaattatttccggaaaaaaaaaagaaaagaaaagaaaaactaaTGAATAATCGACTTATACTGCTTCTTGCCTTCTTTGACGATCTTATTCATCCCAAATATTCCAATCTACCATGGTTCAAAATTGTAGGGAAAAAATCTTATTAACACACTTTAGCTTTTATCTCTTTAGTTCTTAACAGTAAAACAATAACCTATTATATACATAAATCCTTCGAGTAATTTTTTCCCAATTTCCTACTCTTCCTGTAAAATTGGCTCACGCACATAACAACCCTACCCTAGCGTTTAAAAAGCGGTCACATAATGTTGGTAGCTGAATGTTTGCTGGTTCAGAAGTTAGTTAACACACATCAATATGGGTAAGCCCGCTGGATTGAACGCTGCTCGCAAACTTCGTAACCATCGCCGTGAGGAGCGTTGGGCTGACGCTCATTACAAGAAGCGCTTGTTGGGCACTGCTTATAAGTCATCTCCCTTCGGTGGCTCCTCTCACGCCAAAGGAATTGTCGTTGAAAAAATCGGTGTTGAAGCTAAGCAACCTAACTCTGCCATTCGTAAATGTGTGCGTGTTCAATTGATCAAGAACGGAAAGAAAGTTACAGCTTTCGTCCCCCATG
This region of Schizosaccharomyces pombe strain 972h- genome assembly, chromosome: II genomic DNA includes:
- the rps2302 gene encoding 40S ribosomal protein uS12 produces the protein MGKPAGLNAARKLRNHRREERWADAHYKKRLLGTAYKSSPFGGSSHAKGIVVEKIGVEAKQPNSAIRKCVRVQLIKNGKKVTAFVPHDGCLNFVDENDEVLLSGFGRKGKAKGDIPGVRFKVVKVAGVGLSALFHEKKEKPRA